One Ictalurus furcatus strain D&B chromosome 24, Billie_1.0, whole genome shotgun sequence DNA segment encodes these proteins:
- the bzw2 gene encoding eIF5-mimic protein 1, which translates to MNTGKQQKPVLTGQRFKTRKRDEKEKFEPTVFRDTIIQGLNEARGDLDAVAKFLDVTGSRLDYRRYADTLFDILIAGSMLAPGGTRIDDGDKTKVTVHCVFTTEENHTAARSYAQVFNKLIRRYKYLEKAFEDEIKKLLLFLKAFSESEQAKLAMLTGILLANGTLPPAILTSLFSDNIVKEGIAASFAVKLFKAWIAEKDANAVTSALRKASLDKKLLELFPANKQNVEHFTLYFTEAGLKELSDFLRVQQSLGTRKELQKELQERLSQECPIREIVVYVKEEMKRNDLQEQAVIGLLWSCLMNAVEWNKKEELVTEQALKHLKHYAPLLAVFSTQGQSELVLLLKIQEYCYDNIHFMKSFSKIVVLFYKADVLSEEAILKWYKDAHAAKGKSIFLEQMKKFVEWLQNAEEESESERED; encoded by the exons ATGAATACCGGTAAGCAACAGAAGCCAGTGCTTACAGGCCAACGGTTTAAGACCAGGAAAAGGG ATGAAAAGGAGAAGTTTGAGCCCACGGTTTTCAGAGACACAATCATTCAGGGCCTCAACGAAGCTAGGGGTGATCTTGATGCTGTAGCCAAGTTTCTGGATGTCACCGGTTCGAGATTGGACTACCGTCGCTATGCTGACACTCTGTTTGACATCCTCATTGCTGGGAGCATGCTTg CCCCCGGGGGAACGCGCATTGATGATGGGGACAAGACCAAGGTGACTGTCCACTGTGTGTTCACTACAGAGGAAAATCACACTGCTGCTCGTAGCTATGCTCAG GTTTTCAATAAACTTATCAGGAGATACAAATATCTGGAGAAGGCGTTTGAGGATGAAATAAAAAAG CTTCTTCTCTTTCTGAAAGCCTTCAGTGAGTCTGAGCAGGCGAAACTGGCCATGCTGACTGGCATCCTGCTGGCCAATGGCACACTGCCACCTGCCATCCTTACCAGCCTCTTCAGTGATAACATTGTGAAAGAAG GAATCGCTGCTTCCTTTGCAGTGAAGCTATTCAAAGCATGGATAGCTGAGAAAGATGCCAATGCAGTGACTTCAGCCCTGAGGAAGGCCAGTCTGGATAAGAAACTcctt GAGCTCTTTCCTGCCAACAAGCAAAATGTGGAGCACTTCACATTGTACTTTACTGAAGCTGGACTGAAGGAGCTATCGGACTTCCTGCGTGTGCAGCAGTCTTTGGGCACCCGCAAGGAGCTGCAGAAAGAACTGCAAGAGCGTCTGTCTCAAGAATGTCCCATCAGAGAG ATTGTGGTGTATGTGAAGGAAGAGATGAAGAGGAACGATCTACAGGAGCAGGCTGTGATTGGCTTACTCTGGTCCTGCCTTATGAACGCTGTAGAGTGGAACAAGAAGGAAGAGCTGGTTACTGAGCAGGCCCTCAAACACCTAAAG CACTACGCTCCTTTGCTGGCTGTGTTCAGTACTCAGGGTCAATCTGAACTGGTGTTGCTGCTGAAGATTCAGGAGTACTGCTATGACAACATCCACTTTATGAAATCCTTCTCCAAGATAGTAGTGCTATTCTACAAAG CTGACGTCCTTAGTGAGGAAGCCATTTTGAAATGGTACAAAGATGCCCATGCTGCCAAAGGGAAAAGTATCTTTCTGGAGCAGATGAAGAAATTTGTGGAGTGGCTTCAGAATGCAGAGGAAG AGTCTGAATCCGAGAGAGAAGATTAG
- the rbbp4 gene encoding histone-binding protein RBBP4 yields the protein MADKEAAFDDAVEERVINEEYKIWKKNTPFLYDLVMTHALEWPSLTAQWLPDVTRPEGKDYSVHRLVLGTHTSDEQNHLVIASVQLPNDDAQFDASHYDSEKGEFGGFGSVSGKIEIEIKINHEGEVNRARYMPQNPCIIATKTPTSDVLVFDYTKHPSKPDPSGECTPDLRLRGHQKEGYGLSWNPNLSGCLLSASDDHTICLWDISTVPKEGKIVDAKTIFTGHTAVVEDVSWHLLHESLFGSVADDQKLMIWDTRSNNTSKPSHAVDAHTAEVNCLSFNPYSEFILATGSADKTVALWDLRNLKLKLHSFESHKDEIFQVQWSPHNETILASSGTDRRLNVWDLSKIGEEQSPEDAEDGPPELLFIHGGHTAKISDFSWNPNEPWVICSVSEDNIMQVWQMAENIYNDEDPEGAADTEVQG from the exons ATGGCTGATAAAGAAG CTGCTTTTGATGATGCAGTTGAGGAGAGGGTGATCAATGAAGAGTACAAGATATGGAAGAAAAACACACCTTTCCTCTACGACCTGGTGATGACCCATGCGCTCGAGTGGCCCAGTCTCACAGCACAGTGGCTCCCTGATGTCACCAG GCCTGAGGGGAAAGATTACAGTGTCCACCGGCTGGTCCTCGGCACCCACACCTCCGATGAGCAAAACCACCTGGTCATTGCCAGTGTTCAGCTGCCCAATGATGATGCCCAGTTCGATGCCTCGCATTACGACAGTGAGAAAGGGG AGTTTGGTGGCTTCGGATCAGTGAGTGGCAAGATTGAGATTGAGATTAAGATTAACCATGAAGGAGAAGTGAACCGGGCCCGCTACATGCCTCAGAACCCCTGCATCATTGCTACCAAGACTCCAACCAGTGATGTGCTGGTCTTTGATTACACCAAACACCCATCCAAACCAG ACCCCTCTGGGGAATGCACTCCTGACCTACGATTGAGAGGACATCAGAAAGAGGGCTATGGTCTGTCCTGGAACCCCAACTTAAGCGGCTGCCTGCTCAGTGCCTCTGATGATCAT aCGATCTGTTTGTGGGACATCAGCACAGTACCCAAGGAAGGGAAGATAGTTGATGCTAAGACCATTTTCACTGGTCACACTGCTGTGGTGGAGGATGTGTCCTGGCATCTTCTGCATGAATCACTCTTTGGATCAGTAGCAGATGACCAGAAGCTGATGAT TTGGGATACACGCTCCAACAACACCTCCAAGCCTAGTCATGCAGTGGATGCACACACTGCAGAGGTCAATTGCCTCTCGTTCAATCCTTACAGTGAGTTCATCCTGGCTACTGGATCTGCTGACAAG ACTGTTGCCTTGTGGGACCTCAGGAACCTTAAATTGAAGCTGCATTCATTTGAGTCCCACAAAGACGAAATATTCCAG GTTCAGTGGTCACCTCATAACGAGACCATCCTGGCCTCCAGTGGAACAGACAGACGTCTCAATGTTTGGGACCTCAG TAAAATTGGCGAGGAACAGTCACCAGAAGATGCAGAAGATGGGCCTCCTGAATTGCTG TTCATCCATGGTGGGCACACAGCGAAGATCTCTGACTTCTCCTGGAACCCCAATGAGCCGTGGGTGATCTGCTCTGTGTCTGAGGACAACATCATGCAAGTCTGGCAGATG gCGGAGAACATCTACAACGATGAGGACCCTGAAGGAGCAGCAGACACGGAGGTCCAGGGATGA